TTCATCCTCTATGTGGTTCTTAGGCTGGCTCTTTTCCGTTGGTCCTGGAGatgagaagagagaaaacatgaatACTGTGAGCATGGTGGACTCCATCAACTCACTGTGCTGGGTAACTACAGCACCTGTTTACTGATTTAATAGGACACACAAAAAGCTTGTTGCCATGGTGAAACCTGTTAGCGGAGATGTGAAGGCCTTGATTGCAAGGAGAGAGAAATCCAGACCTGGTTTATGGTCTGACCGGCTTTGATGATGGTAAACATCTGATCATTACAATCATTACTGAAATGCAAGACGACAAAGGATTTACATTTCCTACTACAAGCCCGGGGAACATGACACCCCCGTCAGCTTGGTCTACATATCTGTCCTTCACAACAAGAAGCAGCTGCTGCGAGTCTGCAGTGAAACTGAATGATGGGATAGCTGGTTCAAATGTAAAGATGCTCATTTGGAAGGGGGGAAATGTTATTCAACCctgtaatgtaataaatgacatcactttgttctgcaggttttatttctattcaacAGGTGGAACAACAGCAACAGACTATCATTCCAGTTTGAAAACACTTTGGTTTTTGTTGTTATGTATCATAACTCCCCCTATTTATACCACCAAGTCTTTGGAGTACAACACATTTATATCCCTTCATAAATCCACTTTCTCATGTCAGAATTCCCAGAGTTGTTGTGCAGATCAACTTATgtacagataaaataaatgagttgtTGAAATACAGGGTGtcttcctccctttccctcAGCTGAAGTTACTACAGACCACTATGAGATGGAGGGGGTTAGAGTTATGGTAAGCCTAGAGTCAGAGTTCTGTCTCTTTAACATGTCTAAATCCTTCTGGCAAGCTAAAAGCGTCCTCCACCTTTAAGTGCTTCACCCATCCAAAAGTGCTACATAGTATCAGCTAAGGGAAGACAATCTATAGACGATCCTGTAGAGCCGTACGTGACATTAATAGTTGACGATACtattcatcagtatgatgcTGACTTGCTCATGATATGCTTCTAaaactttgaatgtttttcttttacttggTCCTTTTCACACTGCAGCGAGTAAACCCCTCTTACACGTGTTGGTCTCACAGGTATTATTCAACCAATAAAAATCATTAACTTGATTTAGTTTTCTTGAATCTCTCATTATGGGAGGTGGCATATCTGCAGGTCTGGAATTGAGCGTTTGAATGTTTGAGTGGGATATGTAACAGATGAGAAAGTGCAGTAGAAGAGTCCCTATCATGAGAAGGAAGCAGAGCCTTCTGAGGAGAGCCGGCTGAACACAGCGGCTTTAACCTCCATGTTGCTGGATAATGAAGGAGGTGACCGTGCAGCAGTGACCTCCTGCTCCATGAGCGTCAGTGAGGAGTTGACTAAAGCTCTCCGGCATCATCAGCTACAGGAATGGCAGACCGACCTGTGGTTGCTGATTCTTCTGTGGGCTGTGATGGGCTTTCTGAGTCTGTGTTTGCAGCGCTCTCTTCAGTGGGCGGGACTTCCACCGGCTGTACTTCCTCAGGGCTTTCTGTATTTAGAATGAGCGTTTTGAAAAAGACAtggagagttgtttttttctaacgTCATAACAGTTGGAATTATTTTTTGATACAACACGTTCCACCCACCACTCTGTGTGTCTGCGCTCTCCTCTGTGGGGGGGATGACCTTCTCCTGGGAGGTGTTGTTGGACTTGCTGCTTTTATCGGAGCTCGTGCTGTTCTTGGCTTTGGCTTTGGGCTTGGCAAACTTGGCCTTGTTGAGCAGGTAGTTGAGCTCCCGCTCCAGCAGAGACACTTTGGACTCGAGGTCTTTGGACAAGAGGACGGGCCGCTCCTTTGGAGAGCGCTTCTCTTGCTCTGCCTCCGTCTCATTCTTCCACGTCTGCAGAAAGTGTTACACCTGAGGGTCAATTTACTCAAAACAAGGAGAACTGCTGACTATGAAAATGATCATATATGTATTCTCTAAATAGATGCATTATTTGAAATTTAGCATATGCCCCCTAATGGAAACTACAAGCCttctaccaacacagttttGACTTTCCTATTCCACCTTGAGCAGACAAAATTAGGAGGACGACCAGCACCCCCACCTACCATTGTTTCGTTGATCACTTTTTCCAACATATTCAGCTCCACTTCAGTGAAGATCTGGTCATCCTCTGGGATCTGTTTGGCAGTCCTTAgaagaacaaatacattttggtcaataacaaagtCCCTCGTCTCTCTGAAATCCTCACATCTCCAGCGGCACTCACCTCAGGAAGAAGCTGGAGGTGTTGAGCCTGCTGTTCAGGGTGGCCAGGCGCTCTGGCCACTTGCGGCGCTCCTCCACCCTGAAGAACATGTCCTTACACAGGTTCTTCAGCTGAGACAGCTTCTCTCTCAGCTGCTTGGTGGAGGCCGCATAGCCCTCCTCATCCATCCACTCGGACGCCTCGCTCAGCTTGCTGGAGatctgctccttctcctcctccgtcaccACCAGCTGGTAATCCTCCTGGTACAGCTTGTCCTggagaaacagtgtgtgtttgtggggggaGGCCCAGGTGATGTGGTGACATGTGAGCCAGCTCTTTCTATCTGGCAGACTATTATCGTTACTTAAGAATAAAGGATTTTAAAGCTGCTTCAAGTTTtccttgaaaacaaaaaaggcataGGAGATAAAGCTGAAGATAAAATTATGGTAAAGCATGAGCTGCTTACCTGCGTCTCAAAGATAAAAGCTTCCAGACTGTTGAGTgacttctccctctcctgtttggccaggtctctgtctgtcagATCCTGCAGCCTGTGAGGATACAAAGACTCGTTTCAGCCAATCACTGAATACGGAAAGAACAcgaaacagaagaaaaaggaaaacttgCTGCTTTACTTCTTCTTGGAGGAAGTGAAGTCCTCTGCAGTAGGGTCTAGGATGTCGTTGGTGATGAGTTCCGCTGTGATGTCTTCAGAGATCTTGCTCTTTTTCTGAGGCTTTGCCTTCTTCTCCTCAGCTtccttctctgcctctgtgttCTCAGCTTTCTCTCtatccttctcctcctttaccagcaaaaatatgtttaataaagttattttctcatttacaaACCACACCAATAACTTCTCTCAGTAATTTAATCTAGATGTTCCTCTCAGCTGCCGGAGATCTTACCGGAGCGTCATTCTTGCTGCCTGGCTCCTCGGTCTTCTCCTGACCCTTCTCTTCAGCTGAACTTTTCTCGTCCTGCTTCTCCTGGGCCTCGTCCTTGCCGTCCTTGTCCCTGTCGTCTTTTCCAGACTCTGGAGGCACTTCCTCCTCGTCCTGAACAACAGAAATCAGGAAACCCTGTGAGCCACCGCCCCAGGCCTGTAAACCTTCTGAACCCCCACAGCTGGGACATGAGGGGTCAGCAGTTCATCCAGTCAAGGGTGAATTTAGTTTGTATTTGATTAACAAACATTTTCCATGATCTGAACTACCTGGACAGGTTCCGTCACATTTGGGGCGGGTTCCGAGGATCCTCCTCCAAACAAGGTGGAAATAGTGTTTCCCAGTTCTGAAACAGAGTGGGCTCAGTTAGTAATATGAAGTCTCATAAACTATAGGACAGGCTGTAGTTGtgacaactttaaaaaaggtattttaatgaaagCAATCAACAAGcccaacaaatatatttttccttaCTTTCAGCTGTATGGCTGTGTTCCACTTCAGCACCACGCTGGAAGCAGGGTTAGTAACAGTGTAACGTGttccaaaagtaacggagtattactttttgcttaacgcagtaatataatgcagtacttctgaaatgtgggtaatataatacccattataattctcagtaacgcagttacaacacattttaacccgaaatgatgtggtgttttgtttctaagaattcacaaacatcgtgagacattccaacaccagagaaacaattgtgcaggtagaataacTCAGTacgcctgtttactattggttaagagggctgcagaaacagattcacaatggcgagctgcaggctcacaatgcagagctgcaggctcataatgcagagctgcaggctcggagaaaagaaaagagaaagacaggagtgcgcgcaggtcaaagcaacagagggtaactttctctgggtctgctgcttgaaccccgagaggttcagagactcgtggcagagtgttgaagatctgcagcctctgtcctctgtggaatcgccggcttttagaaagcttgtcagccaaatccccgttaacacaccaatgacaaggtgagctaacgctgccatagagactcgttcatatacagcaggtcacagggccgtgcagaggctccactaacatgttgttaataagcATGAGTTTCATTTCTAGCTCTTTTactaatgttcagcatgtactgccagatagatagatagctttaattaatgagctgcaataaactacattttagcatttaaagccatacttttgtggttattttggtgaaagtatctcaaagtaacgcaaaagtagtgtaacgcattacagttcagagacagtgataatgtaatgtaacttattactttaaacagacagtaataagtaatatgtactgtattacattttggaagtaacttgcccatcactggttaGTAAACAGTGAAAACGTGACAGAAGCCTTGTGGTGTCACTGTCCCTCTTTCAGACAAAGGCTGGTGCTGGAACAAGGACTAACAAATCGCTTCTGATgagtttaatttgttttgtcgAGTTTCAAAGTTGTTTTAGGATGATCAGAGAGGTcagacttgtgtttttgttcatataGTCTGGAGCATATTTTGTTGTTAACTAAAAGAATGGTCTAAATCCTGTCAATTTAATTATGATGTATATAATCCCTTAAACATGCCTCAAAGAGCATTGTGGCAGAAGGAGCACCAAATCaacatgacccccccccccatgtcaAGTTTCCTCAGCGCTGATCAAAGGAGGCAATAGAAGCGGTGAGGGATGAATTTCAAGGTCACAAAAACACCGCCATAACGCTCGGAACCTACTGGTTAATGTGgactcctcctctttctcctccacaaCAGTTTCGAACACAGACTCCACCTGCGgattacaaaaatacaacattaatctgaatgacacaaataaaacatactcTTTGTTTTGATTCGGTGATTATAAAGTAcatgaataaaactaaacaattTCAATCACAGAAGGTAGAACATGCGTCCTGAGGCGCTGACTGACCcgatccagcagcagcaccccGCTCTCATCCATGTTGAAATGGGCTTTGATGCCTTTGGACTCTGCGTCGGCATTCTTCTCGAAGCTCTCGCCGACTCCAGACAGCTTGACTGTGGTAAGGTTCAGAGAGCCAAACACGCTGCGAAACACGagcaaaacattcaaaacagtTCCCTGAAGGCATCGTACATCTGACCGTTGAATGCTTTTAGAGTCCAGGTCCTTTGGTTTGACTAGCAGTGCTTGAGTGATCACATCTCTGCTCTGAAGCACTCCGCTAACTTACCTGAGGTCTTCCTGACTCAGGTAGCTCAGGTCGCCGTAGTTGATGTAGAAAGCGAAGTCGTCGCTGTAGCGGTTGAATGTGATGACCTTGCGCTGGGGGTAGGGGGCCATCCTCTGGAAGAGGATCCGTTTGTTGTGTTTAAGGGTCTTGATaccatcctcctcctctgactccCGGGTGAATTCCACCTGATGGAATTAAAAACATGTGGTTAGTGTTTCCATGGGTTGTATTTATGCCACATCCTGTTTAGATGGTAGTCCTGTACTAAAACAACGGGCAAAAGCGTAAAGATGTAGGTACTGGAAACACAGCCTTGTTTCATCTCAGCAAAACCACAGGAAAAGCTGAATGAGGCAGTGAGTGAGCGGACTGACCTGGATAGGGAAGACGGCTGCATCTCGGACCAGGAAAGGTTTGACCTTGAAGGCCTTGCTGAGGGCGGCGGCCTGGTACACAGCTCCCATGGCTGATGCTTCGTCAGCGTTGATGTTCTTCGCCAGCTCCTCTCTGCACGGCAAAATACACAATTACAACCCCAGCGTGTCATCCAACCAAAGGTAAACTCAACCCCCTCTAATCATAATCAGGATGATTGCCAACAGCGTCAGTAAAGTGTTTGCCTTGGTGATTTGGTGGAAATGTGATGCAAATCAAGTTGTGGAAAAATGAGTTCCTCATGTTCACTTTGAAAGTGGAAGTGATGAAATGGGAGAGGACAGTACTTACTTCTCCACAGCTTTGAGCAGCACTTCCTGAACCTTGGGGACACGGGTAGAGCCGCCTACTAAAATCACCTGCTCTATTTCATCCTGTCGGCAAAAAAAACTCACTCAGTACAAAACCTCTGTTCATACTCACTGCTCAGCTTTTCCCATCAGATCAAAAAGAACATCAGTCCACACCGTAAGATGGTAGGGACCTTAACGTCAGAAAGAGCTCTGCTTTTGAGTTTGGATTTCAACATCTACATACTTTTTTtgtgaacatttatttttagtttgtaaGTACGGAAATAAATGGAAGTGGAAAAGACTAAAACGTTGTCGTTAATGGAGATTACACAAGTCCAATTTGTTTGCCCAGTTGGCCAATCCCTCTGTGATATTGAGTGGCAATAGTCACCATACCTGTGTTTGGTCCTTTTGTACACAGATCTGGGAAGAATACAAGATTTGTAAAGTTTTTCTCTGTTCAACTTGTACGTACCAGCAGGTTCAGGGAAACCAGAACTGGCTTGTGGTCCAGCATGAGTTTCTCACCGGTGTGATATGAAACACATCTTTTGTTGAGCAGGTAATGTTCTTTTATGGCAGACTGATATTGTGGTCTACTGGCTTATGTGCTACCCATTTATTTTCCTATTCTTATTCTATGCATCTGCTGGGACCTGCTGTACTGACCAGCTTCATCTCTGCGGTGCTGAGGGCATCCTGCACCGGGCCCGGCACTCTGTCGAACAGATCAGCACACAGCTCCTCAAAGTCCGTCCTGGATACCTTAGCTTTGAAGTCAATGTCATCCAGTAAACCTTCCACCTGAGCAAGAGAACGAAAAACTATGTTATCTTCACGTTTTGGTACCGCATCCACATTTTAAGAGGATCAGGAGAATTGATCACTGAACTGATTTGTGATGCGCCATTTGACCGTTCATAGAAACAGCCGACCTCCCCGAGAAGCTTGGATCATTAGTGATTATTCAGCATCTCCATATTATGCCATATCTTAATATAACAATATGTTGATgaaataaagtcaacatgtgATGCCATTTACTCGGGTGtgaaatgttacattttgttgtgGTTTCAGATGCTGCAGAAAGATCAGCAGCTTTGTTTTAGACAATCAACAGCCAGATGGACTGTGGGCAGCGGGACCCTGCACTCACCTGGGCCATGAAGTCCATGTTGGCACTGAGCACGGTCTTCAGCCTCTGGGCCTCTTTGAGGAGCTTGGCCATGGCCCGGTGGTTTTCCCTCAcgtctttctttgtcttcttctgctcgTTGAACAGTTTAGCCAGGTGGTCCCGTAGTCGCAGGTCCATCTCAAAGCCCCCAAGCCCGCGGTCAAACCTATGGCCAGAAAAAGAGGAGCAGGCCTTAGTCTGACGGAATCCCTGTTTTAAATCTACAAGCCTGACCATTACTCCATCACCTTTACTCATAACAATAAAGCCTGGCTGTGAAGACCAAGTACTCGAGCAGCAAGCTGATAAAGATCAGCCAGCTTCCTCAGCTGCAGTTGTCCATCATAAAGACCACGGCGGCCGCTTTGCTCGGCAATCCTTGACGTTTTACGTCTGATCATCAGTGGACATTTCACTTGcaatttatttgattgattacAATCTGTGCAAACTACACTGCAAATGTTTGAATTTTTTAGCTAAATTTCGTTCTGAATTTTAGCCACTGTTTTACCTATTCTTCCCCACACACGCCTGCTTCTGTCCCAAGTTGAGTGTAACTATGAATAATGACGTTTTTAAACCACAGAAGTTACAATAAACAGTTTTACCTTAGCAAACACTGCTAAACAATTCCTGAGAAACACATCAGCTAATACACTCGATGTTTGACTCCTGAATCTCACAGCGGAATGACCAAGTTGGCCAGAGATAACTGGCGACTCATTTCACAGAGCCGTGGTTTCTTTTAACAAGAGCAGAACCATGGACAGCTGTGCTGCCCAGTCAAGCTCCGAGGATCAGATCCAGACAGAGTCAGCATTATTCTATAGGACCCCACAGGGACTACTGACGTAGAATAAAAAGAAATTAAGAGCCATATCGCTTTTTAGAAAGCAGAAGAATGACTTTGCCTAACATGATGCTAAATATACaagacatatttaaaaacacgTGAAGCCAGGTcccctgaacgcagcacaggATAAACTTCCCACCGTGAAGCAAAACAAGTTTCCTTCCTCTGATCTGGACAACCTTCCCCAGTCTTAAAAAGGCTTAAGAAGACAGAGCTAATTGAACTGTGCTCTTGGCGGCTCCAGACTCACCCGACCCCTCGGATCTGCAGCTGGGGCTGGGTGCCCGCCTCCTTGGTCTTCACTGTCTGGTATGTGACGATGGTGGCCGTAGTGCTCCCTGAGCCCATATCATAAAACATGATgttctgaaacacaacaaactCATCAGTGGGGCTTGTCGTGTGTGCCACAGTGACAGACACATTTTGaacaagattattttaaagtacAAAATGGTAAGAGACACATGAGGATAAAGCGGCCAAAACGCTCTGTTTGGTTATTGTCTCTCTTGTCTTTCATATACACTTAATAAAAGTTATTAGATACATTCATTGTGAGCTTGAGTCTGCACaggggatttgttgacaataataaatattagcAGACCAATTAATAACCATGAATTTGGAAGAAATGCTGACTGCTCACCTTGACTGTGTTGTCGATGTCTTTCCTCCTGAACACTCCGTAGTTCAGGGCCACGGCGGTGTTGTCGTTGATGAGCTGCAGAACCTTGAGGCCGGCCATCTGAGCCGCCTGCAGCACCGCCCGCCGCTCCGCCTGGTTGAAGAAGGCCGGGACGGTGATCACTGCGTCTTTGACCGGTTGTTCTGTGAGTTGaagagagatgaggaggaggataaaGCTAAGAAACTTGCCTCTCATTAAAACGGTGATGATCTTCTTCAACGTGCAAACTGACCTGCAAAGTCCTGAGCAAGCATCCGAGAATAGTTGAGCATCATCCCGAGGAGCTCCTCAGGGGTGTACTGCGTCTCTCTGACAAGAAGAGAAGCCAGATCAGAGGCCCGGTCCAAAGCAGTGTTGCATTTCCTTTTATAACCTATTGACGTTTCTATGACAACTGCTATAGTGCCTCTAAGGATAGCTACAGTATCTCGCCATCAGTCACGTTTTTAGAAATAagctgtaataataataataataacaataatgctaaataatacaaattaatatttattgtaTGAAAGACTATTGGATAAATGtggcacacactcactctgagGTTTTGAAGTACACTGTTCCTCTTACTGGGTGCTCCAGCAGCTGGTGCTCAGGGAAACGTTTCTGGTAGAGCGCCACCTGGAGGTTATCGTGCTTTTTTCCCAGGAGACTTTGGAGGTGTCTATACACAGTTTTAGGGTTCTTCACAGACTGAAATGTAGCAATATATGAGCATTAATAGCAATCAAGGAAAAATACACATCATTCTGAGATCATTTGATTTGCTGATATCTGATCAAACTCAGTTCAGGACATTTGAGAAGAAGTCGTACCACTCCAAGCGCACTGTCTCCCAAAAGTCTTTCATTTTCCTTCAGACACACAGCGATGGGGGTTTTCCTCCGCGACTCCCTGAAGAAGAGCACAGCAGACACATTGTTTAACACTTTAATGTCCTGAGGGATTTGTTTCACTCTTGTATTCTGATCATCAGTGGGAACATCCCAAGTCTTTTAAGTTGCATTCATGTTTCCCTCACTTGTGTGTTTTCACCATGAAAATATGCTAGCAAAACATGATTATTGGCCTT
This Eleginops maclovinus isolate JMC-PN-2008 ecotype Puerto Natales chromosome 11, JC_Emac_rtc_rv5, whole genome shotgun sequence DNA region includes the following protein-coding sequences:
- the hyou1 gene encoding hypoxia up-regulated protein 1; its protein translation is MGGRKLPLVALVCLVVAMLPSLAGTVAVMSVDLGSEWMKVAIVKPGVPMEIVLNKESRRKTPIAVCLKENERLLGDSALGVSVKNPKTVYRHLQSLLGKKHDNLQVALYQKRFPEHQLLEHPVRGTVYFKTSEETQYTPEELLGMMLNYSRMLAQDFAEQPVKDAVITVPAFFNQAERRAVLQAAQMAGLKVLQLINDNTAVALNYGVFRRKDIDNTVKNIMFYDMGSGSTTATIVTYQTVKTKEAGTQPQLQIRGVGFDRGLGGFEMDLRLRDHLAKLFNEQKKTKKDVRENHRAMAKLLKEAQRLKTVLSANMDFMAQVEGLLDDIDFKAKVSRTDFEELCADLFDRVPGPVQDALSTAEMKLDEIEQVILVGGSTRVPKVQEVLLKAVEKEELAKNINADEASAMGAVYQAAALSKAFKVKPFLVRDAAVFPIQVEFTRESEEEDGIKTLKHNKRILFQRMAPYPQRKVITFNRYSDDFAFYINYGDLSYLSQEDLSVFGSLNLTTVKLSGVGESFEKNADAESKGIKAHFNMDESGVLLLDRVESVFETVVEEKEEESTLTKLGNTISTLFGGGSSEPAPNVTEPVQDEEEVPPESGKDDRDKDGKDEAQEKQDEKSSAEEKGQEKTEEPGSKNDAPEEKDREKAENTEAEKEAEEKKAKPQKKSKISEDITAELITNDILDPTAEDFTSSKKKLQDLTDRDLAKQEREKSLNSLEAFIFETQDKLYQEDYQLVVTEEEKEQISSKLSEASEWMDEEGYAASTKQLREKLSQLKNLCKDMFFRVEERRKWPERLATLNSRLNTSSFFLRTAKQIPEDDQIFTEVELNMLEKVINETMTWKNETEAEQEKRSPKERPVLLSKDLESKVSLLERELNYLLNKAKFAKPKAKAKNSTSSDKSSKSNNTSQEKVIPPTEESADTQSESPEEVQPVEVPPTEESAANTDSESPSQPTEESATTGPTEKSQPKNHIEDEL